In Streptomyces sp. P9-A4, the genomic window AGCCGGTGCAGCGCCCACTCACGGGTGGCGGCGAACCGTTCGCCGAGCGGTTCGGGCAGGCTGCGCGGTACGTACTGGGCCTGGCCGCCGCTGCGGTAGGGGGCGGCGACGAGGCGGCGGGCCGCGTGGTTCGCGGCGGCCACGCCGAGGTCGCCGCGCAGGATGTGCAGGCAGAGGTCGATGCCGGAGGCCGCGCCCGCGGAGGTGAGCACGCTTCCCTCGTCGACGAAGAGGACGTTCTCGTCGACCCGGACGAGGGGGCGTTTCGCGGCGAGGGCCTGGGTGTAGTGCCAGTGGGTCGTGGCCCGCTTGCCGTCGAGGAGTCCGGTGGCGGCGAGCGCGAAGGCGCCGGTGGAGATCGCGGCGAGCCGGGCGCCCCGGTCGTGGGCGGCGACGAGGGCGTCCAGGACGGCCTGCGGCGGGTCTTCGCGGTCGGGGAAGCGGTAGCCGGGGACGAAGACGATGTCGGCCCAGGCGAGGGCGTCGAGACCGTCGGCGACGGCGTAGGAGAGGCCGTCACCCCCGGCGACGAGACCGGGTTCCGCGCCGCACACCCTCACTTCGTACGGCATGCTCGCGCGGGTCGTGAAGACCTGCGCGGGGATGCCGACGTCGAGCGGCTTCGCCCCTTCGAGCACGAGGACGGCGACGCGGTGGAGGCGGGGGGTGGGCGGCACGGGAAGAGCGTACGCGGGTCGGTGGACCGGCTGCTCGAAACGGCCGACCGACGTCGGATCGGCGGGGCGGCGGCCCGGTGAACCGCCGCCGGGTGGGACGGTCGGCCCTTCCGCGCCCCGCCGCGCCGCCGTCGGTTCAGCGCGTCACCGTCCACTTCTGGTTCGCGGTGCC contains:
- a CDS encoding GlxA family transcriptional regulator, producing the protein MPPTPRLHRVAVLVLEGAKPLDVGIPAQVFTTRASMPYEVRVCGAEPGLVAGGDGLSYAVADGLDALAWADIVFVPGYRFPDREDPPQAVLDALVAAHDRGARLAAISTGAFALAATGLLDGKRATTHWHYTQALAAKRPLVRVDENVLFVDEGSVLTSAGAASGIDLCLHILRGDLGVAAANHAARRLVAAPYRSGGQAQYVPRSLPEPLGERFAATREWALHRLGEPLTLDLLAEHAAVSARTFSRRFVEDTGYTPMQWVMRARVDLARELLERSERSVEQIAADVGLGTGANLRLHFQRILGTTPSDYRRTFTKGE